From one Methanocella sp. genomic stretch:
- a CDS encoding V-type ATP synthase subunit E, with translation MVDYENLMKSMDASAEEKIAELMEKSARTASEIRNRARVKAEEIKRLHMDSAVKAVALERNKLTYLANNEARKQISGIRHGHYNEAFNQAKERLESFRDSPDYADSLRKMAEEAFETLGENEAVLHVDERDKGLCTKIAEGLAGRCEVVADIHCTGGLNVSSLDGKVVIYNTVESRLEKARRHMRLEIFSILYGRKE, from the coding sequence ATGGTCGACTACGAGAACCTGATGAAGTCCATGGACGCCAGCGCCGAGGAAAAGATAGCCGAGCTGATGGAAAAGTCTGCCCGTACTGCATCCGAGATCAGGAATAGGGCGCGGGTTAAGGCTGAAGAGATAAAAAGGCTGCACATGGATAGCGCCGTAAAGGCTGTAGCGCTCGAAAGAAACAAGCTTACATATCTGGCCAACAATGAGGCGAGAAAGCAGATCTCAGGCATACGGCACGGACACTATAACGAGGCGTTCAATCAAGCGAAAGAGCGGCTCGAGTCCTTCAGAGACAGCCCCGATTATGCGGATAGTCTCCGTAAAATGGCAGAGGAGGCCTTCGAGACGCTGGGTGAGAACGAGGCGGTCCTGCACGTGGATGAGAGGGACAAAGGCCTGTGTACGAAGATAGCGGAAGGCCTTGCCGGACGCTGTGAGGTAGTCGCGGACATTCACTGTACCGGAGGCCTGAACGTGAGCAGCCTGGACGGGAAGGTCGTCATATATAATACGGTGGAGTCCCGGCTGGAGAAGGCAAGGCGTCACATGAGGCTGGAGATATTTTCGATACTCTATGGTAGAAAGGAGTGA